In the Methanomassiliicoccales archaeon genome, one interval contains:
- a CDS encoding transcription initiation factor IIB produces MAKQREGMDEIERCPECNSAHLVRDYERGELICEDCGLVIDDQFIDQGPEWRAFDVEQGERRARTGAPMTYTIHDKGLSTEISWKNKDSYGKSIPTRNRAQLYRLRKWQRRIRVSNATERNLAFALSELDRMASAMGLPRNVRETAAMIYRKAVNKNLIRGRSIEGVVAASLYAACRQCGVPRTLDEVANSSRIGRKEIGRTYRFMTRELKLKLMPTKPQDYIQRFCSELKLSGEVQSKANEILKDAAKKELTSGRGPTGVAAAAIYIASILCNERRTQREVADVAGVTEVTIRNRYKELTEKLGIDIQL; encoded by the coding sequence ATGGCAAAACAAAGAGAAGGAATGGATGAGATTGAGCGCTGTCCTGAATGTAATAGCGCCCACCTCGTGAGAGATTACGAGCGTGGCGAGCTTATATGTGAGGATTGTGGTCTCGTCATAGATGACCAATTTATAGACCAGGGACCCGAATGGCGGGCATTTGATGTAGAGCAAGGAGAAAGGAGGGCTAGAACTGGAGCCCCCATGACGTATACGATACATGATAAAGGACTTTCCACAGAAATTTCATGGAAAAATAAGGACAGTTATGGTAAGAGCATCCCCACTAGAAATCGAGCGCAATTGTACCGCCTCAGAAAATGGCAGAGAAGGATTAGGGTTTCAAACGCCACTGAGAGAAATCTCGCATTTGCTCTCAGCGAGCTGGATAGAATGGCATCGGCCATGGGGTTGCCTAGAAATGTCAGAGAGACCGCTGCAATGATTTATAGAAAAGCCGTTAACAAGAACCTCATTAGGGGGAGGAGCATAGAGGGTGTTGTTGCAGCTTCTCTTTACGCAGCATGCCGGCAGTGCGGCGTACCGAGAACTCTTGATGAGGTCGCGAATTCGAGTCGCATAGGGAGAAAAGAAATTGGCAGAACATATAGGTTCATGACCAGAGAATTGAAACTGAAACTGATGCCAACAAAACCTCAGGATTACATTCAGAGATTTTGTAGCGAGCTCAAACTGAGCGGCGAGGTCCAATCAAAAGCAAATGAAATACTCAAGGATGCGGCAAAGAAGGAGCTCACGTCAGGTCGTGGTCCCACAGGAGTTGCAGCAGCTGCAATATACATCGCATCGATTCTATGCAACGAGCGGAGAACTCAGCGCGAGGTCGCAGACGTGGCTGGTGTAACTGAAGTGACTATAAGAAACAGATACAAGGAATTGACGGAAAAGCTTGGCATTGATATACAGCTCTAG
- the endA gene encoding tRNA-intron lyase has protein sequence MPGVLKEESIIIDDPVEGSQIYNKGFYGYPLSGGGLELDLLEACYLVETGRLVVQQKSSAMNLEEVMRRAARIYNDFEIDYLVYRDLRQRGYIVKRGADDFDFRVFPRGGTPSSSATKFWVMSITERSSFNIESFREAVERSEKTRKELLVAVVDEEGDITYYKASAIDPQGHVIARDERDEVVEATLFEDRALIFDRTAVEYLYDREFYGKKIGDALQLSMIETAFLLEKGRISLKSARSGKRIGLKGLKRRARNIQMDFDIRFSVYSDLRSRGLVVKTGFKYGSHFRVYDADPGKHHSRYLVHAIPENYEASWPEISRAVRLAHGVKKEILLARTTKYGVEYLRLKRVRP, from the coding sequence ATGCCTGGCGTTCTGAAAGAAGAATCGATCATTATCGATGATCCAGTTGAAGGAAGCCAAATTTACAACAAGGGATTTTATGGATACCCGCTTTCTGGTGGCGGTCTAGAACTCGACCTTCTGGAGGCGTGTTATCTTGTTGAAACAGGACGTTTAGTTGTACAACAAAAATCCAGTGCTATGAATCTTGAAGAGGTGATGAGGCGAGCCGCTCGCATATACAATGATTTTGAAATCGATTATCTGGTCTATAGAGATCTCAGGCAGAGAGGTTATATTGTGAAAAGGGGCGCGGACGATTTCGACTTCAGGGTATTTCCAAGGGGCGGCACCCCATCAAGCTCGGCGACTAAGTTTTGGGTAATGTCCATAACTGAGAGATCGTCATTTAATATCGAATCGTTCAGGGAGGCTGTTGAAAGATCCGAGAAAACGAGGAAAGAACTTCTTGTTGCAGTCGTTGATGAGGAAGGCGATATAACATACTATAAGGCTTCTGCAATCGATCCGCAAGGACATGTAATCGCGCGGGATGAAAGAGACGAGGTCGTTGAGGCAACTTTGTTTGAGGATAGAGCATTGATCTTCGACAGAACCGCCGTCGAGTATCTCTATGATCGTGAATTTTACGGAAAGAAAATCGGGGATGCCCTTCAGCTTTCAATGATAGAAACAGCCTTTTTGTTGGAAAAAGGCAGAATATCGCTCAAGAGCGCTAGATCAGGAAAAAGAATAGGTCTGAAGGGGCTCAAAAGACGCGCAAGAAACATTCAAATGGACTTTGACATTAGATTCTCGGTCTACAGCGATCTGCGATCAAGAGGACTTGTTGTAAAGACTGGCTTCAAGTACGGCTCGCACTTCAGGGTATACGACGCCGATCCTGGGAAACATCACTCTCGGTATTTGGTTCATGCGATACCAGAGAACTACGAAGCTTCCTGGCCAGAGATCTCAAGGGCTGTCAGGCTAGCTCATGGCGTTAAGAAAGAAATTCTTCTCGCAAGAACGACAAAATACGGCGTCGAGTACTTGAGACTCAAGAGGGTTCGACCATGA
- a CDS encoding Hsp20/alpha crystallin family protein, whose translation MRKEDREGIVPRSYWGPLGLLDEMERMLDNLRMGWGETWFPSFPIFSRTFERIPAVDIKDLGDKYIIQAEMPGIGKEDVEIEIVDGALEIKAKKEEEKEEKGVGYVRRERGRLSFYRRIPIYEDIDQEKIEAKMEDGVLEITLPKLRKVEEKRKRVEVK comes from the coding sequence ATGAGAAAGGAAGATCGAGAAGGCATCGTTCCTCGATCATACTGGGGGCCGCTTGGCTTGCTGGATGAAATGGAAAGAATGCTCGATAACCTGCGAATGGGCTGGGGTGAGACCTGGTTCCCGTCCTTCCCGATATTCAGCAGAACCTTTGAACGGATTCCGGCGGTTGACATCAAGGACTTAGGAGACAAATACATCATACAAGCCGAGATGCCTGGGATCGGTAAAGAGGACGTGGAAATAGAGATCGTAGATGGGGCTCTGGAGATCAAAGCAAAGAAGGAGGAGGAGAAGGAGGAGAAAGGTGTTGGTTACGTTCGACGGGAACGAGGCAGACTCTCATTTTACAGGAGGATACCCATCTACGAGGATATAGACCAAGAGAAAATCGAGGCCAAGATGGAGGACGGGGTGCTGGAGATCACCCTGCCAAAATTAAGGAAAGTCGAGGAAAAGCGAAAGAGGGTGGAGGTTAAATAA
- a CDS encoding Lrp/AsnC ligand binding domain-containing protein encodes MAVGFVLISTAPAKEHEVYNELLKVKEVVELHPLFGEYDLIAKIEAEDFNLLGQVVVDKIRSIPGVIDTKTLTGIKF; translated from the coding sequence ATGGCTGTGGGTTTTGTTCTGATCAGCACGGCACCCGCAAAGGAGCACGAAGTTTATAACGAACTACTAAAAGTCAAGGAGGTTGTAGAACTTCATCCGCTGTTTGGAGAGTATGATTTGATCGCTAAGATCGAGGCGGAAGATTTTAACCTTCTTGGTCAGGTCGTCGTCGACAAGATCAGATCGATCCCCGGCGTAATCGATACAAAGACGCTTACGGGCATCAAGTTCTAA
- a CDS encoding helix-turn-helix domain-containing protein has translation MIDLDTLLSIIENPTRRKILEALVREPHYPLQLSRELRMSQQAIMKHLKVLEENNIVRSYIVDSDRGGPARRIYVPVQGFTIFVDVGPGLFNVEIFSRENFNKKQGADFDVSRNEEVDFNTFCKKYSNTKKEISEIDKELDDLQRRRKELIEKKEALLNEAKEFIESFIGDYEARRVIYESIKRPMLSPSEIARELDLRDEVVEEILNEIDRGDRNVG, from the coding sequence ATGATCGATCTCGATACACTTCTATCCATAATTGAAAACCCAACTCGTAGAAAGATTCTGGAAGCACTAGTAAGGGAGCCTCACTACCCATTGCAACTTTCAAGAGAGCTCCGCATGAGTCAGCAGGCAATAATGAAACACCTAAAGGTTCTGGAAGAAAACAACATCGTAAGGAGTTACATTGTGGATAGTGATCGGGGAGGTCCTGCACGAAGAATTTACGTGCCGGTTCAAGGATTTACGATCTTTGTTGATGTTGGTCCTGGTCTATTCAACGTTGAAATATTTTCGCGGGAGAATTTCAACAAGAAACAGGGCGCTGATTTTGATGTATCGAGGAATGAAGAAGTCGATTTCAACACGTTCTGCAAAAAATATTCCAATACGAAAAAGGAAATTTCAGAAATCGACAAAGAGCTTGACGATCTGCAGAGAAGGCGCAAGGAGCTTATAGAAAAGAAGGAAGCATTACTCAACGAAGCTAAAGAGTTCATTGAATCATTCATCGGAGACTATGAGGCGCGAAGGGTGATTTACGAATCCATTAAGAGGCCCATGCTTAGCCCATCTGAAATCGCACGTGAATTGGATCTCAGAGATGAAGTCGTGGAGGAGATACTTAATGAAATAGACCGGGGGGATAGGAATGTGGGATAA
- a CDS encoding zinc ribbon domain-containing protein, producing the protein MQLGRALLKPAAIWLIAGGVLSIAASIIVFIVGKVVSTTFGTLIVIVYFLIGISEISVTRALWRCEIGAWKTIITWLGFSLIGRSAIIYLSSEDLLLVSSVIGGGELAIFVYVLLKKNYFIPPESERVASAMPFETAGLKSVSECPNCKGIIETDWASCPYCGTPIPKICGKCGAEIKEGYSKCIKCGAEVIRSEALTRQIETLRILAEEEGSREVKSSRYAKLGESLLKAGRVEEAVNAFKKAIDLTSFDRKKSHYMVRIAIILENYGKTSEALNILDEAMKLDPEDYVGAKKVKDEILKSQSAETAAAEEKAVST; encoded by the coding sequence GTGCAGTTAGGAAGAGCGCTATTGAAACCTGCGGCAATATGGCTCATAGCAGGTGGAGTTTTATCGATTGCGGCATCGATTATTGTTTTTATCGTTGGCAAGGTTGTAAGCACGACTTTTGGAACGCTCATCGTCATCGTATATTTCCTCATCGGGATATCTGAGATCTCCGTCACGAGGGCACTGTGGCGGTGCGAAATAGGGGCGTGGAAAACTATCATCACCTGGCTTGGTTTTTCCCTGATTGGTAGGAGCGCCATCATTTACCTTTCCTCAGAAGATCTATTACTTGTGAGCTCGGTGATTGGAGGGGGAGAGCTCGCAATTTTCGTTTATGTACTGCTGAAAAAAAATTACTTCATACCGCCCGAGTCCGAAAGGGTTGCATCTGCGATGCCATTTGAAACTGCAGGGCTCAAGAGCGTCTCAGAATGTCCCAATTGCAAAGGTATTATCGAAACTGATTGGGCATCGTGTCCCTATTGCGGAACGCCTATACCGAAGATCTGTGGGAAGTGCGGCGCAGAAATAAAAGAGGGGTATTCCAAGTGCATAAAATGCGGGGCTGAGGTCATTCGTTCTGAAGCGCTAACGCGACAGATCGAGACTCTGAGAATCCTCGCGGAGGAAGAGGGTTCCCGAGAAGTGAAATCGAGTCGTTACGCAAAGCTTGGGGAATCGTTGCTGAAGGCTGGAAGGGTGGAAGAGGCTGTAAATGCATTTAAAAAAGCGATTGATCTTACATCATTCGACAGGAAAAAGAGCCATTACATGGTAAGAATTGCAATCATTCTGGAAAATTACGGAAAGACCTCCGAGGCCCTAAACATTCTAGACGAGGCTATGAAACTAGACCCAGAGGATTATGTGGGAGCGAAAAAAGTCAAAGATGAAATCTTGAAATCACAGAGCGCAGAAACGGCAGCTGCAGAGGAGAAGGCGGTTTCGACATAA
- a CDS encoding 4-phosphopantoate--beta-alanine ligase encodes MDIPKNHPRWKSLMVREKLAELSKEGIVAVTGLIAHGRGEAFDYLLGERTIEESALAEKVAAAYLLMAKHPVISVNGNTAALCAKEIIDLAHLLKAKIEVNLFHRTEERVKKVCAYMEKMGANDILGRNPDAVLPRISSDRALCAREGIFKADVVLVPLEDGDRTEALVKSGKVVLAIDLNPLSRTSRAATVTIVDELTRAIPNIHHFAAELKGDVAACRDLISRFENRQNLKKIIQAICRYLNSQF; translated from the coding sequence ATGGATATTCCGAAGAATCACCCCAGATGGAAATCGCTTATGGTGAGAGAAAAATTGGCAGAGCTCAGCAAGGAAGGCATAGTTGCTGTTACGGGTCTTATAGCACATGGAAGGGGTGAAGCATTTGACTATCTATTGGGCGAAAGAACCATAGAGGAGTCAGCTCTCGCTGAGAAAGTTGCAGCTGCCTATCTCCTAATGGCAAAGCATCCAGTCATCTCTGTTAATGGAAATACTGCGGCTCTCTGTGCCAAGGAAATAATAGATCTAGCTCACCTATTGAAGGCTAAGATTGAGGTCAACCTTTTTCATCGAACGGAAGAGCGTGTAAAGAAGGTCTGTGCATACATGGAAAAAATGGGGGCCAATGATATTCTAGGAAGAAATCCAGATGCAGTACTTCCCAGGATTTCATCAGACCGTGCACTGTGCGCCAGAGAAGGCATTTTCAAAGCTGATGTGGTTCTTGTTCCTCTTGAGGATGGCGACAGAACGGAAGCACTTGTCAAATCCGGTAAAGTGGTTCTCGCCATCGATCTAAACCCGCTTTCGAGAACCTCTCGGGCAGCAACGGTTACCATCGTTGACGAATTAACACGGGCAATTCCAAACATTCATCATTTTGCCGCAGAATTGAAGGGCGACGTTGCAGCTTGTCGCGATCTCATATCGCGATTTGAAAACCGGCAAAACTTAAAGAAAATTATCCAAGCGATTTGCAGGTATTTGAACTCCCAATTCTGA
- the purE gene encoding 5-(carboxyamino)imidazole ribonucleotide mutase: protein MPDVTILLGSKNDLMIGEKALEILRRFEVSAELLIASAHRTPDRLKEIVTRSDAKIFIAIAGLSAALPGAVAALTTKPVIGVPVSGKVNLDSILSIIQMPPGIPVAAVGLDRGENAALLALEILALSDDRIQRKLVDYRREMAKQIEIDSQEVQH, encoded by the coding sequence ATGCCCGATGTTACCATACTGCTAGGAAGCAAGAACGACCTGATGATCGGAGAAAAAGCGCTTGAAATCCTAAGGCGTTTTGAAGTGAGCGCTGAACTGCTCATAGCATCGGCACACCGGACACCCGATCGTTTAAAAGAAATTGTGACAAGAAGCGATGCTAAAATTTTCATTGCTATTGCTGGGCTCTCTGCGGCCTTGCCCGGAGCAGTGGCTGCCCTGACTACGAAACCGGTTATTGGCGTTCCTGTAAGTGGAAAAGTCAATTTGGATTCGATACTCTCCATAATCCAAATGCCGCCTGGAATACCAGTTGCGGCTGTAGGGTTGGACAGGGGAGAAAATGCCGCTCTGCTAGCCCTGGAGATCCTCGCACTATCAGATGATCGAATACAGAGGAAGCTGGTCGATTACCGAAGGGAAATGGCCAAGCAGATCGAGATCGATTCGCAGGAGGTACAGCATTAA
- a CDS encoding Gar1/Naf1 family protein, giving the protein MKSYRRIKLLGEIEEIGFDGKYIVRARFAPPHGAYVFDNRKRMVGRIKRVFGPVASPFVSIEPDDEYRLPNTIGRPLYVEEVEENGKTKRRNG; this is encoded by the coding sequence GTGAAATCATATAGACGTATTAAACTCCTTGGTGAAATTGAGGAAATCGGTTTTGATGGTAAATATATAGTGCGTGCGCGTTTCGCGCCACCACATGGGGCTTATGTTTTTGACAACAGAAAAAGAATGGTTGGACGTATCAAGAGAGTTTTTGGTCCAGTAGCTTCGCCTTTTGTGTCAATTGAGCCCGACGATGAATATCGGCTGCCGAATACAATCGGCAGACCCCTGTATGTAGAAGAGGTTGAGGAAAATGGCAAAACAAAGAGAAGGAATGGATGA
- a CDS encoding CDC48 family AAA ATPase → MDSSEKVLKVAEAKSKDAGRGIARVDPAVMDVLGLTAGDVIQIEGKKRTVAIVWPGYPEDANRGIIRIDGTIRRNAQTSIDEKVAIKKVNVKEAQKITFAPTEPLRIMGGEEYLNQTLEGRAVTRGDVIEINVMGRRLDLVVVSYSPTADAVIVSRNTEVKISDKPVKEISHKIPKVTYEDIGGLSEEVKRVREMIELPLRHPELFERLGVEAPKGVLLHGPPGTGKTLLAKAVAGETNANFISIGGPEIMSKFYGESEERLREIFKEAEENAPSIIFIDEIDSIAPKRDEVTGETERRVVAQLLALMDGLESRGKVVVIGATNRPNAIDPALRRPGRFDREIEIGIPNRNGRLEILQIHTRGMPLDDDVDLEKLADLTHGYVGADLAALCKEAAMHALRRVLPEIDLEMESIPVEILNKINVKKEDFFAALREMQPSSLREVLIESPNLHWDDIGDLEDAKRELREAVEWPLKYAEVFDHLNAAPPKGVLLYGPPGTGKTMLAKAVATESEANFINVKGPEFLSKWVGESEKAVRETFRKARQAAPCIIFMDEIDSIAPVRGSGFDSHVTERVISQLLTEMDGLESLHNVVVIAATNRPDIIDPALLRPGRFDRLVHVPAPTLEGRRKILEVHVKKKPLAEDVDLDELARRTEGYTGADLAALVNEAVMLAMREIVAKGAELNSETLKNEKVQMRHFIEALNKVRPISRSELVKYQKIAKDFEYVR, encoded by the coding sequence ATGGACTCATCAGAAAAGGTTCTTAAGGTTGCTGAGGCCAAATCGAAGGATGCGGGCAGGGGTATTGCTCGCGTAGACCCTGCAGTCATGGATGTTCTCGGGCTTACCGCAGGTGATGTCATTCAAATAGAGGGAAAGAAGAGGACTGTTGCCATAGTGTGGCCCGGTTATCCAGAAGATGCCAACAGGGGCATCATTAGGATCGATGGCACGATCCGACGAAATGCTCAGACGAGCATTGATGAAAAGGTCGCTATTAAGAAAGTTAATGTTAAAGAGGCACAGAAGATCACTTTCGCCCCCACTGAACCCCTCAGGATCATGGGCGGTGAGGAGTATTTGAACCAGACGCTTGAGGGCAGGGCTGTGACGAGGGGGGATGTAATTGAAATCAATGTCATGGGTAGGAGGCTCGACCTTGTCGTTGTCTCTTACTCACCAACAGCCGATGCAGTCATAGTCAGCAGGAACACTGAGGTAAAAATCAGTGATAAACCCGTGAAGGAGATCTCCCATAAGATTCCGAAAGTCACATACGAAGACATAGGTGGCCTTAGTGAAGAGGTGAAAAGGGTAAGGGAAATGATAGAGCTGCCGCTAAGGCATCCTGAGCTCTTCGAAAGGCTTGGTGTAGAAGCTCCAAAAGGTGTCCTTCTTCACGGACCTCCAGGCACTGGCAAAACCCTGCTTGCAAAAGCTGTAGCAGGCGAAACAAACGCAAACTTCATTTCTATTGGTGGACCAGAGATCATGAGCAAGTTCTATGGCGAGAGCGAGGAGCGCCTTAGAGAAATATTTAAGGAAGCTGAGGAAAACGCGCCCAGCATCATATTCATAGATGAGATCGACTCAATCGCACCGAAAAGAGATGAGGTGACGGGCGAAACTGAGAGGCGTGTGGTCGCTCAGTTGCTTGCACTCATGGATGGTCTCGAATCGAGGGGCAAAGTTGTGGTTATCGGTGCAACCAATAGACCGAACGCCATAGATCCCGCATTGAGAAGACCTGGGAGATTTGATAGGGAGATCGAAATAGGAATTCCGAACAGAAATGGCAGGCTTGAGATTCTCCAGATTCACACACGTGGCATGCCCCTTGATGATGATGTCGATCTTGAGAAACTCGCAGATCTCACGCACGGTTACGTAGGAGCGGATCTTGCAGCTCTTTGTAAAGAGGCGGCAATGCATGCGCTCAGAAGGGTCCTTCCGGAAATAGATCTAGAAATGGAAAGCATTCCTGTCGAGATCCTTAATAAGATCAATGTAAAGAAGGAGGACTTCTTCGCAGCGCTCCGTGAAATGCAACCCTCGAGTCTGCGAGAGGTGCTCATAGAATCGCCCAATTTACACTGGGACGATATCGGTGATCTTGAAGATGCAAAAAGAGAGTTAAGAGAAGCTGTTGAGTGGCCTCTTAAGTATGCCGAGGTGTTCGATCACCTTAATGCCGCGCCCCCGAAGGGCGTCTTACTTTACGGGCCGCCGGGCACAGGAAAGACGATGCTAGCGAAGGCCGTTGCGACGGAAAGCGAAGCGAACTTCATCAATGTCAAAGGTCCAGAATTCTTGAGTAAGTGGGTAGGTGAGAGCGAGAAGGCTGTAAGGGAAACTTTCAGAAAAGCTAGGCAGGCTGCACCGTGCATCATATTCATGGATGAGATCGACTCAATCGCACCTGTAAGAGGTAGCGGTTTTGATAGCCACGTCACGGAGAGAGTCATTAGCCAGCTGTTAACTGAGATGGATGGACTGGAGAGTCTTCATAATGTTGTCGTCATAGCTGCGACTAACAGACCCGATATCATTGATCCAGCACTTCTAAGGCCGGGGCGCTTTGATCGTCTAGTGCATGTGCCCGCTCCCACGTTGGAAGGGCGCAGGAAGATCCTGGAGGTGCATGTTAAGAAGAAGCCACTCGCAGAGGATGTCGATCTCGATGAGCTAGCAAGACGTACAGAAGGGTATACTGGAGCCGACCTCGCTGCACTTGTCAATGAGGCCGTAATGCTCGCGATGAGGGAGATAGTTGCGAAAGGTGCCGAGCTCAATTCCGAAACGCTCAAAAATGAAAAAGTCCAGATGCGGCACTTCATAGAGGCGCTCAACAAAGTGCGCCCGATCTCCCGCTCGGAATTAGTTAAATATCAAAAAATCGCCAAGGATTTCGAATACGTGAGGTGA
- a CDS encoding adenosylhomocysteinase: MTVDAIIGLKRLQWASEHMKVLASIRDRLSKERPLDGLKIGMALHVEAKTGILAVALSEAGAKVRLASCNPLSTDDSVAASLRKDFGIEVFAKKWESRDEYYDNLNAVIDIGPDFVIDDGADLITMLHTSRKEKLEGVKGGNEETTTGVIRLRAMASQKKLRFPVISVNDAQMKYLFDNRYGTGQSTFDGWMTATNLLVAGKTLVVAGYGWCGKGIAMRAKGLGARVIVTEVDPVRAVEAAMDGFDVMPMNKAVRVADMIITATGSRDVVREEHFVVMKDGCVLGNSGHFDNEISKTALEELCGKPKRVREYVDEYRLPDGRKVYLLCEGRLMNLAAGQGHPVEIMDMSFSIQALSLLYLSKNCEKMLPGVYRVPEEIDRTVAELKLKTMGIRIDRLTRQQRAYLSGWEGGT, encoded by the coding sequence ATGACCGTTGATGCCATTATCGGACTTAAGCGACTTCAATGGGCTAGTGAGCACATGAAAGTATTGGCGTCGATCCGCGACAGGCTTTCTAAAGAAAGACCTCTAGACGGATTGAAAATCGGGATGGCTCTCCATGTGGAAGCGAAGACGGGAATTCTTGCAGTAGCGCTTTCTGAGGCGGGTGCAAAAGTAAGGCTTGCCAGTTGCAATCCGCTTTCAACGGATGATTCCGTCGCCGCATCTCTTCGAAAAGATTTTGGAATAGAGGTTTTTGCAAAAAAGTGGGAAAGTCGCGACGAGTACTATGATAATCTTAACGCTGTTATAGATATCGGACCAGATTTCGTGATTGATGACGGAGCAGACCTCATCACAATGCTTCATACATCACGTAAAGAGAAGCTTGAAGGTGTCAAGGGAGGTAATGAGGAAACAACTACTGGTGTCATTCGATTGAGAGCCATGGCCTCACAGAAGAAGCTAAGATTCCCAGTAATCTCGGTGAACGATGCCCAGATGAAATATCTTTTTGATAACCGCTACGGAACCGGCCAATCTACTTTCGACGGATGGATGACTGCAACAAATCTTCTTGTTGCTGGAAAAACACTTGTTGTCGCGGGTTATGGCTGGTGCGGTAAGGGAATTGCAATGCGCGCAAAAGGTCTTGGCGCGCGTGTGATTGTTACAGAAGTCGATCCAGTTCGTGCTGTTGAAGCTGCTATGGATGGTTTTGACGTAATGCCAATGAACAAGGCCGTGCGAGTGGCGGACATGATTATCACCGCAACTGGAAGCCGCGATGTCGTTCGAGAGGAGCATTTCGTGGTGATGAAAGACGGCTGTGTTTTGGGGAATTCGGGTCATTTTGATAATGAAATCTCGAAGACAGCACTTGAGGAGTTGTGCGGGAAGCCTAAAAGGGTCAGGGAATATGTCGACGAATACAGATTACCTGATGGACGGAAGGTGTACCTCTTGTGCGAAGGGCGATTGATGAACCTAGCAGCTGGCCAAGGGCATCCTGTTGAGATTATGGACATGAGCTTTTCGATTCAGGCATTGTCGCTCTTATACTTATCAAAGAATTGCGAGAAAATGCTACCAGGGGTATACCGCGTTCCAGAGGAAATCGACAGAACGGTTGCGGAACTGAAGTTGAAGACTATGGGAATCAGAATTGATAGATTAACTAGGCAGCAGAGGGCGTATTTGTCAGGATGGGAAGGAGGTACATGA
- a CDS encoding carbohydrate kinase family protein, protein MGRRYMTPPLFLCVYGHVALDYIIKLADFPEPNTSVDILEKETYYGGTGANIATIASSLGVPTALCSFVGEDFPDDFLDFMRSRNVDLRELVKIRGEKTPTVWIVSNASNDQIAYVYQGPMRKMDEYEVKMNAAVESDVVHICTGRPSYYLKLMELCKSMGKYIAFDPSQEIHYIWNATDFRKAITFCDAIFVNDSELRRALQHLELAAVEDIAKRVRLLVNTKGKDGCVAYEGGIRRITVPSFDTDKIVDPTGAGDAFRAGFYAGKFRKLPLESCLAAGCATASFIIEAKGTLTNIPSWDDVEKRMERILPKIRVDDIS, encoded by the coding sequence ATGGGAAGGAGGTACATGACCCCGCCGCTCTTTCTCTGTGTTTACGGGCATGTGGCCCTAGACTACATTATTAAACTAGCAGATTTTCCGGAACCCAATACCTCAGTTGATATTTTGGAGAAAGAAACGTATTACGGAGGAACAGGTGCCAATATCGCTACAATTGCGTCTTCGCTGGGCGTTCCTACGGCTCTCTGCTCTTTTGTTGGGGAAGATTTTCCTGACGATTTTCTTGATTTTATGCGCAGCCGTAACGTCGACCTCAGGGAGCTTGTAAAAATAAGGGGCGAGAAAACACCTACTGTCTGGATCGTATCTAATGCATCAAATGATCAAATCGCATATGTTTATCAGGGCCCTATGCGAAAAATGGACGAGTATGAAGTGAAAATGAACGCTGCAGTTGAGTCCGATGTCGTGCATATTTGTACTGGTAGGCCTAGTTACTATCTCAAGTTGATGGAATTGTGCAAGAGCATGGGGAAGTATATCGCATTTGACCCCTCGCAGGAAATACATTATATTTGGAATGCCACTGATTTTCGCAAAGCCATCACATTTTGTGATGCTATCTTCGTTAATGATAGCGAACTGAGGCGTGCATTGCAACATTTGGAGCTCGCTGCCGTAGAGGATATTGCAAAGAGGGTGAGACTTCTCGTCAACACGAAGGGAAAAGATGGCTGTGTTGCTTATGAGGGCGGCATAAGGAGGATCACGGTTCCATCCTTTGATACCGATAAGATTGTCGATCCAACTGGTGCAGGAGATGCCTTCCGAGCCGGTTTTTATGCGGGCAAGTTCAGAAAACTGCCTTTAGAATCGTGTCTCGCTGCCGGATGTGCAACCGCCTCCTTCATCATTGAGGCAAAGGGCACTTTGACCAATATTCCGAGTTGGGACGATGTTGAGAAGAGGATGGAGCGAATATTGCCTAAGATAAGAGTAGATGATATATCATGA